One window of Saccharopolyspora phatthalungensis genomic DNA carries:
- the typA gene encoding translational GTPase TypA, with product MSAISVAAPIRSDLRNVAIVAHVDHGKTTLVDAMLRQSGAFSERAELVDRVMDSNDLEREKGITILAKNTAVRRETDAGPVTINVVDTPGHADFGGEVERALSMVDGVLLLVDASEGPLPQTRFVLRKTLAAGLPVILVVNKVDRPDARCAEVVEETHDLLLELASELDGEVELDMEAILDLPVVYASARAGRASLAQPVDGELPAEEDLTALFDVLLKHVPAPVADTEAPLRALVTNLDASSFLGRIALCRIHSGTLRKGQTVGWCRADGTVEKVRLTELLITENLDRVPCGEASAGDLVAIAGIPDITIGDTLADPDAPEPLPRITVDDPAISMTIGVNTSPLTGRNGGTKVTARLVKNRLDAELIGNVSMKVLPTERPDAWEVQGRGELALAILVETMRREGFELTVGKPQVVTRTIDGQLCEPFERLTIDAPEEHLGAITQLLAGRKGRMESMDGHGTGRIKLEYVVPARGLIGFRTEFLTETRGTGIANHVFEGYFPWVGELRTRHTGSLVADRAGSATTYALLQLADRGSFFVEPGNEVYEGMVVGENPRAEDLDVNITKEKKLTNMRSSTADELERLAKPRTLALEEALEFCSADECVEVGPAAIRVRKTVLDSTTRARERSRAKARDNA from the coding sequence GTGTCCGCCATCAGCGTCGCCGCCCCCATTCGCAGTGATCTGCGCAATGTCGCCATCGTCGCCCACGTCGATCACGGCAAGACCACCCTGGTGGACGCCATGCTGCGGCAGTCCGGGGCCTTCTCCGAACGCGCCGAGCTCGTCGACCGCGTGATGGACTCCAACGACCTGGAGCGGGAGAAGGGCATCACGATCCTCGCCAAGAACACCGCGGTCCGCCGGGAGACCGACGCCGGCCCGGTGACCATCAACGTGGTGGACACCCCCGGCCACGCCGACTTCGGCGGCGAGGTGGAGCGCGCCCTGTCGATGGTCGACGGCGTGCTGCTGCTGGTGGACGCCAGCGAGGGTCCGTTGCCGCAGACCCGGTTCGTGCTGCGCAAGACGCTGGCCGCCGGGCTGCCGGTGATCCTCGTGGTGAACAAGGTCGACCGCCCGGACGCCCGCTGCGCCGAGGTCGTCGAGGAGACCCACGACCTGCTGCTGGAACTGGCCAGCGAGCTCGACGGGGAGGTCGAGCTCGACATGGAGGCCATCCTGGACCTGCCGGTCGTCTACGCCTCCGCGCGCGCCGGCCGGGCCTCGCTGGCCCAGCCGGTGGACGGCGAGCTGCCCGCCGAGGAAGACCTCACCGCGCTGTTCGACGTGCTGCTCAAGCACGTGCCTGCGCCGGTCGCCGACACCGAGGCGCCGCTGCGTGCCCTGGTGACCAACCTCGACGCTTCCTCGTTCCTCGGTCGAATCGCGCTGTGCCGGATCCACTCCGGCACCCTGCGCAAGGGCCAGACCGTCGGCTGGTGCCGCGCCGATGGCACCGTCGAGAAGGTCCGGCTGACCGAGCTGCTGATCACCGAAAATCTCGACCGGGTGCCGTGCGGCGAGGCGTCCGCGGGCGACCTGGTCGCCATCGCCGGGATCCCGGATATCACCATCGGCGACACCCTCGCCGACCCTGACGCCCCCGAGCCGCTGCCCCGGATCACCGTCGACGACCCGGCGATCTCGATGACCATCGGCGTCAACACCTCGCCGCTGACCGGCCGCAACGGTGGCACCAAGGTCACCGCGCGACTGGTCAAGAACCGGCTGGACGCCGAGCTGATCGGCAACGTCAGCATGAAGGTGCTGCCCACCGAGCGGCCGGACGCCTGGGAGGTGCAGGGCCGCGGCGAGCTGGCGCTGGCCATCCTGGTGGAGACCATGCGCCGGGAGGGCTTCGAGCTCACGGTCGGCAAGCCGCAGGTGGTCACCCGGACCATCGACGGCCAGCTGTGCGAGCCGTTCGAGCGGCTCACCATCGACGCCCCCGAGGAGCACCTCGGCGCGATCACCCAGCTGCTGGCCGGGCGCAAGGGCCGGATGGAGAGCATGGACGGGCACGGCACCGGGCGCATCAAGCTGGAATACGTGGTGCCCGCCCGCGGCCTGATCGGGTTCCGCACCGAGTTCCTGACCGAGACCCGTGGTACCGGCATCGCCAACCACGTCTTCGAGGGCTACTTCCCGTGGGTGGGCGAGCTACGCACCCGGCACACCGGTTCGCTGGTGGCCGACAGGGCCGGCTCGGCGACGACCTACGCGCTGCTCCAGCTGGCCGATCGCGGCAGCTTCTTCGTGGAGCCGGGCAACGAGGTCTACGAGGGCATGGTGGTCGGGGAGAACCCGCGCGCCGAAGACCTCGACGTCAACATCACCAAGGAGAAGAAGCTCACCAACATGCGGTCCTCCACCGCGGACGAGCTGGAGCGGCTGGCCAAGCCGCGTACGCTGGCGCTGGAGGAGGCGCTGGAGTTCTGCTCCGCCGATGAGTGCGTCGAGGTCGGTCCGGCGGCGATCCGGGTGCGCAAGACCGTCCTGGACAGCACCACCCGCGCCCGCGAGCGGTCTCGCGCCAAGGCCCGCGACAACGCCTGA
- the trpS gene encoding tryptophan--tRNA ligase codes for MTRLSGITPSGHVQLGNYLGAVRRWAAEREPADLFFVSDLHAMTTPPRPQRLRALTREQFAVLLAAGIDPDALFVQSDLAGELGALNWILECTCSYGEAARMIQFKEKGAGQESVRVGLLTYPVLMAADILLQGATQVPVGSDQDQHVELARTLARRFNANYGDVFAVPEAVVPKTAARVRDLADPSRKMEKSNQQSPGVVFVLDEPDVIRRKFRRAVTDGLDEVRYDPDGRPGVANLLEILAACTETSPYTAAESASTYAELKDAVAEAVIEELRPVRERARKLLDDLTELDRIRAHGAKRASERAQPRLQAALRVTGLR; via the coding sequence ATGACCCGCTTGTCCGGGATCACCCCGTCTGGCCACGTCCAGTTGGGCAACTACCTCGGCGCCGTGCGACGGTGGGCGGCCGAGCGCGAACCCGCGGACCTGTTCTTCGTCTCCGACCTGCACGCCATGACCACGCCGCCCCGGCCGCAGCGGCTGCGCGCACTCACCCGCGAGCAGTTCGCGGTGCTGCTCGCCGCGGGCATCGACCCGGATGCGCTGTTCGTGCAATCGGACCTGGCCGGCGAGCTGGGGGCGCTGAACTGGATCCTGGAGTGCACCTGCTCCTACGGCGAAGCCGCCCGGATGATCCAGTTCAAGGAGAAGGGCGCCGGGCAGGAATCGGTGCGCGTCGGCCTGCTGACCTACCCGGTGCTGATGGCGGCGGACATCCTGCTGCAGGGCGCGACCCAGGTGCCGGTCGGCAGCGACCAGGACCAGCACGTGGAACTCGCCCGCACGCTGGCCCGCCGGTTCAACGCCAACTACGGCGACGTGTTCGCCGTTCCCGAAGCCGTGGTGCCCAAGACCGCGGCTCGGGTCCGTGACCTGGCCGACCCGAGCCGCAAGATGGAGAAGTCCAACCAGCAGTCCCCCGGCGTGGTTTTCGTGCTCGACGAGCCCGACGTCATTCGCCGCAAGTTCCGCCGAGCGGTCACCGACGGCCTCGACGAAGTGCGTTACGACCCGGACGGCCGCCCCGGTGTGGCGAACCTCCTGGAGATCCTCGCCGCCTGCACCGAAACCAGCCCGTACACCGCGGCCGAATCCGCGAGCACCTACGCGGAGCTCAAGGACGCGGTGGCCGAGGCCGTGATCGAGGAGTTGCGACCGGTGCGCGAACGCGCCCGGAAGCTCCTGGACGACCTGACGGAGCTGGACCGCATCCGGGCCCACGGCGCGAAGCGCGCGAGCGAGCGAGCACAGCCCCGGCTGCAGGCCGCGCTCCGCGTGACCGGCCTGCGCTGA
- a CDS encoding ABC transporter family substrate-binding protein yields the protein MSQGRRRPLAAVSLLVTTVTVVAACTNAPPPPLVPQAPKQSPTTSAPPTQPMPVEVVVGVDELEGGFNPHTLADLSPTSSALASLMLPSVFRPAPDGSPQLDSTLMESAEVVPDAEKFTVRYRIRREASWSDGAPIAAEDFVYLWEQLRSQPGVSDPAGYRLIDDVASRQGGKTVDVTFAKPFPGWQTLFSNLLPAHLLRDAPRGWATVLDDGYPASGGPFAIRQVDLDRGEIILERNDRYWGPPAQSDRIVLRSIDKARQVEALRSGDSHLAVFGADRGTMQSLRDLGNAVQLITVPRPATMEVLLRQDSRALADVKVRQAVLAALDRPALIEAGTGGGPAEQLQAHAQVLAPSERGYTPTEPGLPNQPDPAQVERLLNEAGYQRSGGAWLRDGRPLNLVIAAPFEHESYIRIAEAAARQLRDQGIQATVVTPTGDQLFGETLAANPRSGDSSGAGSVDMAIAPRPAGGDPAGMMASSYGCPGVAPDSEKPFPHNDAGFCDPLLQPTIDAAVTGQVPFPKASADVESVLWRDAVALPLYQQAQVMALRREVSGVQPGNGLSGPFSTAAQWVGTPADKDGY from the coding sequence GTGTCCCAGGGTCGACGCCGCCCACTGGCTGCGGTCTCCCTGCTGGTGACAACCGTTACCGTGGTGGCTGCCTGCACGAATGCGCCCCCGCCGCCACTGGTGCCGCAAGCCCCGAAGCAATCCCCGACGACCAGCGCCCCGCCGACGCAGCCGATGCCGGTCGAGGTCGTGGTCGGGGTCGACGAACTCGAAGGCGGATTCAACCCGCACACCCTCGCCGACCTGTCGCCGACGAGTTCGGCGCTGGCCAGCCTGATGCTGCCGTCGGTGTTCCGCCCGGCGCCCGACGGCAGCCCGCAGCTGGACAGCACGCTGATGGAATCGGCCGAAGTGGTGCCGGACGCGGAGAAGTTCACCGTCCGCTACCGGATCCGGCGCGAGGCCAGCTGGTCCGACGGCGCGCCGATCGCGGCCGAGGACTTCGTGTACCTGTGGGAGCAGCTGCGGTCTCAGCCGGGGGTGTCCGACCCGGCCGGTTACCGGCTGATCGACGACGTGGCGTCGCGGCAGGGCGGCAAGACCGTTGACGTGACCTTCGCCAAACCTTTTCCGGGCTGGCAGACGCTGTTCAGCAACCTGCTGCCCGCGCATCTGCTGCGGGACGCGCCGCGCGGTTGGGCTACCGTGCTCGACGACGGCTACCCGGCCTCCGGTGGGCCGTTCGCGATTCGGCAGGTCGACCTTGATCGCGGCGAGATCATCCTGGAGCGCAACGACCGGTACTGGGGGCCGCCCGCGCAGTCGGACCGGATCGTGCTGCGTTCGATCGACAAGGCTCGCCAGGTCGAAGCGTTGCGCAGCGGTGACAGCCACCTCGCGGTCTTCGGCGCGGACCGGGGCACGATGCAGTCGCTGCGGGACCTCGGCAACGCGGTGCAGCTGATCACCGTGCCCCGTCCGGCGACGATGGAAGTCCTGCTGCGGCAGGACAGCCGAGCCCTGGCCGACGTCAAGGTGCGCCAAGCGGTCCTCGCGGCGCTCGACCGGCCCGCGTTGATCGAAGCCGGCACCGGCGGCGGTCCGGCCGAGCAGCTCCAGGCGCACGCCCAGGTGCTCGCGCCGTCCGAGCGCGGCTACACGCCGACCGAGCCGGGGCTGCCGAACCAACCGGATCCCGCGCAGGTCGAGCGGCTGCTCAACGAGGCCGGGTACCAGCGCAGCGGCGGGGCGTGGTTGCGGGACGGCCGCCCGCTGAACCTGGTCATCGCGGCGCCGTTCGAGCACGAGTCGTACATCCGGATCGCCGAGGCGGCCGCGCGCCAGCTGCGGGACCAGGGGATCCAGGCGACGGTGGTAACGCCGACCGGTGATCAGCTCTTCGGCGAAACGCTGGCCGCCAACCCGCGCTCCGGGGATTCCAGTGGGGCGGGCTCGGTGGACATGGCGATCGCGCCGCGTCCGGCCGGCGGCGACCCGGCGGGGATGATGGCCTCTTCCTACGGCTGTCCGGGCGTGGCTCCGGACAGCGAAAAACCGTTCCCGCACAACGATGCCGGGTTCTGCGACCCGCTGTTGCAGCCGACTATCGACGCGGCGGTGACCGGGCAGGTGCCGTTCCCGAAGGCGTCGGCGGACGTCGAATCGGTGCTGTGGCGGGACGCGGTCGCGCTCCCGTTGTATCAGCAGGCGCAGGTGATGGCGCTGCGCCGGGAGGTCAGCGGGGTCCAGCCGGGCAACGGCCTGTCCGGGCCGTTCTCCACCGCTGCCCAGTGGGTCGGAACGCCCGCCGATAAAGACGGCTATTGA
- the fdxA gene encoding ferredoxin: MTYVIAEPCVDVLDKACIEECPVDCIYEGGRMLYIHPDECVDCGACEPVCPVEAIYYEDDVPEEWAAYTKANADFFEELGSPGGAAKVGKVNKDVEPITSLPPQGE; this comes from the coding sequence GTGACCTACGTGATCGCCGAGCCCTGCGTCGACGTGCTCGACAAGGCATGCATTGAGGAATGCCCTGTCGATTGCATCTACGAGGGCGGGCGGATGCTCTACATCCACCCCGATGAGTGCGTCGACTGCGGTGCCTGCGAACCGGTCTGCCCGGTGGAGGCCATCTACTACGAGGACGACGTGCCGGAGGAGTGGGCCGCCTACACCAAGGCGAACGCGGACTTCTTCGAGGAACTGGGCTCGCCGGGCGGTGCGGCGAAGGTGGGCAAGGTCAACAAAGACGTCGAGCCCATCACCAGCCTGCCCCCGCAGGGCGAATGA
- a CDS encoding NUDIX domain-containing protein produces MSVLRSTGLIEAPAATVGAALRHTRTAEVGLASLGVGGHAATRPAALLVPGDEIVFHIRIARLPVDLTTRVVRAEADAMNSVLISGPLPELRHESVLAEVGPRTLLTDSMHWRTPFGPLGRLADITVVRRFVLDVLAARIAAVRELAESWAKRPIVVGTAIVHKGRLLAQQRRYPAPDAGRWELPGGRVEPGEDEKAAVVRECQEELAVDVRPTGRVGTDVPLSNGMLLRIHTAELADPTAIPEAVEHHEVRWVTADELTALDWLDADRVLVHSLRDLLAEA; encoded by the coding sequence GTGTCGGTTTTGCGGAGCACGGGACTGATCGAGGCACCCGCGGCCACGGTGGGGGCCGCGCTGCGGCACACCCGGACCGCCGAGGTCGGACTTGCGTCCCTCGGCGTCGGCGGCCACGCCGCGACCCGCCCGGCCGCGCTGCTCGTGCCCGGCGACGAGATCGTCTTCCACATCAGGATCGCCCGCCTTCCTGTCGATCTGACCACTCGAGTCGTGCGCGCCGAAGCCGACGCGATGAATTCCGTGCTGATTTCCGGCCCGCTGCCGGAGTTGCGCCACGAGTCGGTGCTCGCCGAGGTTGGCCCCCGAACGCTGCTCACCGACTCGATGCACTGGAGGACACCGTTCGGGCCGCTGGGACGGCTCGCCGACATCACAGTCGTTCGCCGGTTCGTGCTGGACGTGCTTGCCGCGCGCATCGCTGCCGTGCGAGAGCTCGCCGAGTCCTGGGCGAAGCGCCCGATCGTCGTCGGCACCGCCATCGTCCACAAGGGACGATTGCTGGCGCAGCAGCGCCGTTACCCGGCCCCGGACGCGGGCCGCTGGGAACTCCCCGGCGGCCGGGTCGAGCCTGGTGAGGACGAGAAGGCCGCAGTCGTCCGGGAATGCCAGGAAGAACTCGCTGTCGACGTGCGCCCGACCGGCCGCGTCGGCACGGACGTCCCGCTCAGCAACGGAATGCTGCTGCGCATCCACACCGCCGAGCTCGCAGACCCGACGGCGATCCCGGAAGCGGTGGAGCACCACGAAGTCCGCTGGGTGACCGCGGACGAACTGACCGCACTCGACTGGCTGGACGCCGACCGAGTCCTCGTCCACTCCCTCCGAGACCTGCTGGCCGAGGCTTGA
- the dapC gene encoding succinyldiaminopimelate transaminase: MSSASGPDAIASGPGSGLRGPQLSDFPWDSLARQTATAQSHPDGIVNLSVGTPVDPVPANLQRALSAVADQPGYPATHGTPQLREAAVAALRRRHGVSGLEPDAVLPTIGSKELVAWLPTLLGVRAGDIVAIPELAYPTYEVGAKIAGAEVVRLAPGEPPPAGTALQWLNSPSNPTGQVLDAQQLADSIRAARERGAVVASDECYLALGWDAEPVSVLHPSVCSDFRGVLAVHSLSKSSNLAGYRAGFVTGDPELVSRVLEVRKHAGMIVPRPVQEAITAALSDDVHVGVQRELYAARRAVLRPALEAAGFRIDHSQAGLYLWATRGDDAWQTVDWLARRGILVAPGTFYGPGGDRHVRIALTATDERIAAAAKRLGE, encoded by the coding sequence ATGAGCTCCGCGTCCGGCCCGGACGCCATCGCGTCCGGGCCCGGCTCGGGTCTTCGGGGCCCGCAGCTCTCGGACTTCCCGTGGGACTCGCTGGCGCGCCAGACCGCCACGGCCCAGTCACACCCGGACGGCATCGTCAACCTGTCGGTCGGCACGCCGGTCGACCCGGTGCCTGCGAACCTGCAACGGGCCTTGTCGGCAGTCGCCGACCAGCCGGGTTACCCGGCCACGCACGGCACCCCGCAGCTCCGCGAGGCCGCGGTCGCCGCGTTGCGGCGACGCCACGGGGTCTCCGGGCTGGAGCCCGACGCCGTGCTGCCGACCATCGGCTCGAAGGAGCTGGTGGCGTGGTTGCCGACATTGCTCGGCGTCCGGGCGGGTGACATCGTCGCGATCCCGGAGCTGGCCTACCCGACCTACGAGGTCGGCGCGAAGATCGCCGGCGCCGAGGTCGTCCGGCTAGCGCCAGGCGAACCACCTCCGGCCGGAACGGCGTTGCAGTGGCTCAATTCCCCGTCCAACCCGACTGGTCAGGTGCTGGACGCGCAGCAGCTCGCCGACTCGATCCGCGCGGCGCGGGAGCGCGGTGCGGTGGTGGCGTCCGACGAGTGCTATCTCGCGCTCGGGTGGGACGCCGAACCGGTGTCGGTGCTGCATCCCTCGGTGTGCTCCGACTTCCGCGGTGTGCTAGCCGTGCATTCGCTGTCGAAGTCTTCGAACCTGGCGGGGTATCGCGCCGGGTTCGTCACCGGCGATCCGGAGCTGGTGAGCCGCGTGCTGGAGGTGCGCAAGCACGCCGGGATGATTGTTCCGCGTCCGGTGCAGGAAGCGATCACCGCCGCGCTGAGCGACGACGTTCACGTGGGTGTGCAGCGCGAGCTCTACGCGGCGCGGCGGGCTGTGCTGCGGCCCGCGCTGGAGGCGGCCGGGTTCCGCATCGATCATTCGCAAGCGGGCCTGTACCTGTGGGCGACCCGCGGCGACGATGCGTGGCAGACGGTGGATTGGTTGGCACGGCGGGGAATTCTCGTGGCGCCGGGCACCTTCTACGGCCCAGGCGGCGACCGCCACGTCCGCATCGCCCTGACGGCGACCGACGAGCGCATCGCCGCAGCCGCCAAGCGCCTGGGTGAGTGA
- a CDS encoding CHAD domain-containing protein, with product MATSWQQRDLTNAVGLAAEPVTAGRQAPIAEHIRSGLDTRLRALIAHDPGTRLGEDPEELHQMRVSVRRMRAMLRSGRPFLDRNWSEPLRAELGWLGRELGPVRDLDVLLERLRTEIADFPVDERAAAARLISGLETEHGQARTEMLAALDSDRYLALVRSIAKALRTELPAPESDVDSSRELRRLVRRQFRKLRKSVAELPDEPTDEQLHMLRILGKRVRYTAELAQPIFGKPMRRLIKAAQRFQDVLGEHQDACVAEERVRGLLSDLGEDVDIAVGFVAGRLVEREEARKAARRAQWRPTWDAFTEAASKI from the coding sequence ATGGCTACGAGCTGGCAACAGCGAGACCTCACCAATGCCGTCGGACTTGCCGCCGAGCCCGTGACGGCCGGTCGACAGGCTCCCATCGCCGAGCACATCCGGTCGGGATTGGACACCCGGTTGCGCGCGTTGATCGCGCACGATCCCGGCACCCGGCTGGGCGAAGATCCCGAAGAGCTGCACCAGATGCGGGTGTCGGTGCGCCGAATGCGCGCGATGCTGCGGTCCGGTCGTCCCTTCCTAGACCGGAACTGGTCGGAACCGCTGCGTGCCGAGCTCGGCTGGCTGGGCCGCGAGCTGGGTCCGGTCCGCGATCTCGACGTGCTGCTGGAGCGGCTGCGCACGGAGATCGCCGACTTCCCGGTCGACGAGCGCGCCGCGGCGGCCCGGTTGATCTCCGGCTTGGAGACCGAGCACGGCCAGGCCCGGACCGAAATGCTCGCCGCGCTGGACAGCGATCGGTATCTGGCCTTGGTGCGCTCGATCGCCAAAGCGCTCCGCACCGAACTGCCGGCACCGGAATCCGATGTGGACAGTTCGCGCGAACTACGCAGGCTGGTACGCCGCCAGTTCCGCAAGCTCCGCAAATCCGTGGCGGAACTGCCGGATGAACCCACCGACGAGCAGCTGCACATGCTCCGCATCCTGGGCAAGCGGGTGCGCTACACCGCGGAACTGGCGCAACCCATCTTCGGCAAGCCGATGCGGCGGCTGATCAAGGCGGCGCAGCGGTTCCAGGACGTGCTCGGAGAGCACCAAGACGCGTGCGTTGCCGAGGAGCGCGTCCGCGGTCTGCTGAGCGACCTCGGCGAGGACGTCGACATCGCGGTCGGCTTCGTAGCCGGCCGCCTCGTCGAGCGAGAAGAGGCACGCAAAGCAGCCCGCCGTGCTCAATGGCGGCCGACCTGGGACGCCTTCACCGAGGCGGCATCGAAGATCTGA
- a CDS encoding YciI family protein, which translates to MFVVLLQYTAPESDIDAHLVDHYEWVTRHYDAHDFIAAGHRLPRSGGVIIARAMSRGRLDAILATDPFALHKLARYEVIEFQALRTIPELAMYADPLPASTAVRK; encoded by the coding sequence ATGTTTGTAGTGCTGCTGCAATACACCGCGCCAGAATCGGATATCGACGCCCACTTGGTAGATCACTATGAATGGGTGACCCGGCATTACGATGCGCACGACTTCATCGCCGCCGGCCACCGCCTGCCGCGCAGCGGTGGGGTGATCATCGCCCGGGCGATGTCTCGCGGCAGGCTGGACGCGATCCTCGCGACCGACCCGTTCGCACTGCACAAACTCGCTCGATACGAGGTCATCGAGTTCCAAGCGCTGCGGACGATCCCCGAGTTGGCGATGTACGCCGACCCGTTGCCCGCGTCCACGGCAGTCCGCAAGTAG
- the mshB gene encoding N-acetyl-1-D-myo-inositol-2-amino-2-deoxy-alpha-D-glucopyranoside deacetylase yields the protein MTLTAPPRLLLVHAHPDDETLWTGGTIARYAARGVQVAVVTCTLGEEGEVIPESLRGLASDQADQLGGYRVGELRSACAALRVADHRFLGGIGRWRDSGMLWEQPGQAGALPHAHPRAFAIGDLQEQTDALEAVLREVKPQVVVSYAADGGYGHPDHIRAHEVTVAAAAKVPDVQRVFYAVPSRDTLAKGLAGLAQAEGMPFELPGLHELASVADDSITTVVDVSEHLPAKISALRAHGTQVKVWLEQWHNGDGVAAYALSNGVANPIVTTEHYVLATGDPQGCQTDLFGGLGVSGTEPVDDR from the coding sequence GTGACGCTGACGGCCCCACCGAGGTTGCTGCTGGTGCACGCGCACCCAGACGACGAGACCCTCTGGACCGGCGGGACGATCGCCCGCTACGCCGCCCGCGGTGTGCAGGTGGCGGTGGTGACCTGCACCCTCGGCGAGGAAGGTGAGGTCATCCCGGAAAGCCTGCGCGGCCTGGCCTCGGATCAGGCCGACCAGCTCGGCGGTTACCGGGTCGGCGAGCTGCGCTCGGCCTGCGCCGCGCTGCGGGTAGCCGATCACCGGTTCCTCGGCGGCATTGGCCGGTGGCGCGACTCCGGGATGCTCTGGGAGCAGCCCGGCCAGGCCGGTGCCCTGCCACACGCCCACCCGCGCGCCTTCGCCATCGGCGATCTGCAGGAGCAGACCGACGCGTTGGAAGCGGTGCTGCGCGAGGTGAAGCCGCAGGTGGTGGTCAGCTATGCCGCCGACGGCGGTTACGGCCACCCGGACCACATCCGCGCCCACGAGGTGACGGTCGCGGCGGCGGCGAAGGTGCCCGACGTGCAACGGGTGTTCTACGCCGTCCCTTCGCGCGACACGCTCGCGAAGGGCCTCGCCGGATTGGCGCAGGCCGAGGGCATGCCCTTCGAACTACCCGGGCTGCACGAGCTGGCCAGCGTCGCGGACGACTCGATCACCACGGTCGTCGATGTGTCCGAGCATCTGCCCGCCAAGATCAGCGCCCTGCGCGCACACGGCACCCAGGTCAAGGTGTGGCTGGAACAGTGGCACAACGGCGACGGTGTCGCGGCGTATGCGTTGTCCAACGGCGTCGCGAATCCGATCGTGACCACCGAGCACTACGTGTTGGCGACGGGTGATCCGCAGGGCTGCCAGACGGACCTGTTCGGCGGGCTCGGGGTGAGCGGTACCGAACCGGTGGACGACCGGTGA
- a CDS encoding sensor histidine kinase: MISSLRRWWHRRTIQFRTSVVAAVVALIGLGVIAHASTGIVSWLLINSVDADLQRTAATTASQLAGGAAPATVANPDIRVLDTSGAPLDGLPRPSLHRWQIDELRSGDGVIDFDPPAGLYRWRGVVVPDPTGQPLLISTGAKLVGFADTAGKTGRLLSIGSILAAALVGLATWLVVRRSLRPVERMRVAAAGLPEGRRLPVPEAADEIRALAEELNTMLARRDADTERLRRFTGDAAHELRNPVASIRAQAEVAVMHPDPELAHETLQDIAHEAQRLSALVESLLALARAERGTAAPGQPLDLGTAVRAAADRLELPTGSGPRIEVEVPARPVLILADPAEVSTVLDNIVSNALRYTSTLVRVSVFADGMGSSGVDWVRLVVDDDGPGIPVAHRERVFDRFHRVEPDRARSTGGAGLGLALAAEAVRRRGGAVCASTAPDGGARVEARWPRHTANGLTGSP, from the coding sequence ATGATCAGCAGCCTGCGCCGGTGGTGGCACCGCCGCACCATTCAGTTCCGGACCAGCGTGGTGGCCGCCGTCGTGGCGTTGATCGGTCTCGGCGTGATCGCGCACGCTAGCACCGGGATCGTCAGCTGGCTGCTGATCAACTCGGTCGACGCCGACCTGCAGCGCACCGCCGCAACTACCGCGAGCCAGCTCGCCGGCGGGGCGGCGCCCGCCACCGTGGCCAACCCGGATATCCGGGTGCTGGACACTTCCGGCGCGCCGCTGGACGGCCTGCCCCGGCCGAGCCTGCACCGCTGGCAGATCGATGAGCTGCGTTCCGGCGACGGCGTGATCGACTTCGATCCGCCTGCCGGACTGTACCGATGGCGCGGCGTCGTCGTGCCCGATCCGACGGGCCAGCCGCTGCTCATCTCCACCGGAGCGAAGCTGGTCGGATTCGCCGACACCGCAGGCAAAACCGGCCGCCTGCTGAGCATCGGGTCGATCCTTGCCGCCGCGCTGGTCGGGCTGGCCACCTGGCTGGTGGTGCGCCGGTCGCTGCGTCCGGTGGAACGGATGCGGGTGGCCGCCGCCGGACTCCCCGAAGGCCGGCGTCTGCCGGTGCCCGAGGCCGCCGATGAGATCCGCGCGCTCGCCGAAGAGCTGAACACGATGCTCGCCCGGCGCGACGCCGACACCGAACGGCTCCGGCGGTTCACCGGCGATGCCGCGCACGAACTGCGCAACCCGGTCGCATCGATCCGCGCCCAGGCCGAGGTCGCCGTGATGCACCCGGATCCGGAGCTCGCCCATGAGACCCTCCAGGACATCGCGCACGAGGCGCAGCGCCTGTCCGCACTGGTGGAGAGCCTGCTCGCGTTGGCGCGGGCCGAGCGCGGCACGGCGGCACCGGGGCAGCCGCTCGATCTCGGTACCGCGGTGCGAGCCGCCGCCGACCGGCTCGAACTGCCGACTGGCTCGGGGCCACGGATCGAGGTCGAGGTCCCGGCCCGGCCGGTGCTGATCCTGGCGGACCCGGCGGAGGTGTCGACGGTGCTCGACAACATCGTCAGCAACGCGTTGCGCTACACCAGCACGTTGGTGCGGGTCTCCGTTTTCGCTGATGGCATGGGCTCCTCCGGAGTGGACTGGGTGCGGTTGGTGGTGGACGACGACGGTCCCGGGATCCCGGTGGCGCACCGCGAGCGGGTGTTCGACCGCTTCCACCGGGTCGAACCGGACCGAGCGCGCAGCACGGGCGGAGCCGGGCTCGGGCTTGCCCTCGCGGCCGAGGCGGTACGCCGCCGGGGCGGAGCGGTCTGTGCCTCGACCGCGCCCGACGGCGGCGCCCGTGTCGAGGCTCGCTGGCCGAGGCACACGGCCAACGGTTTGACGGGTAGCCCCTGA